In Zingiber officinale cultivar Zhangliang chromosome 8B, Zo_v1.1, whole genome shotgun sequence, a single genomic region encodes these proteins:
- the LOC122014093 gene encoding serine carboxypeptidase 1-like — translation MKPSFNCLFLLLCFLHCVASSTLRQRDALNKFYFNNRVGRSSSSSSSSSSSSWASNLLSVSGLKSKVYDNSGLKEGDKVVRLPGQPEGVNFDSTRSMSQLIEPTDGLYFTTLSRLPRIASRCLLCSGSMESNNTSNYAKSGDRRTATDVLVFLVNWFERFPDYKGRDFFITGESYADHYVPQLAHAILHHKDFLINLKGIAIANVVINKETDSKVTLDYF, via the exons ATGAAGCCAAGTTTCAAttgtctcttcctcctcctctgtttCCTACACTGCGTGGCATCCAGCACGTTGAGGCAGAGAGATGCGCTGAACAAGTTCTACTTTAACAACAGAGTAGggaggtcttcttcttcttcttcatcttcttcttcatcttcatgggCGAGCAATCTTCTTTCGGTGTCCGGCCTGAAGTCGAAGGTCTACGACAATAGCGGGCTGAAGGAGGGGGACAAGGTTGTTCGGCTGCCTGGCCAGCCAGAAGGGGTCAATTTTGATAGTACGCGGAGTATGTCACAGTTGATAGAGCCAACGGACGGGCTCTATTTTACTACTTTGTCGAGGCTGCCGAGAATAGCGAGTCGATGCCTATTGTGCTCTGGCTCAATGGAG TCCAACAACACGTCAAACTACGCCAAGAGTGGAGACCGTAGGACGGCGACCGACGTGCTGGTTTTTCTCGTCAACTGGTTCGAGCGGTTCCCAGATTATAAGGGGAGGGACTTCTTCATCACTGGCGAGAGCTACGCCGACCACTACGTCCCCCAGCTTGCCCACGCCATACTCCACCACAAAGATTTCCTCATCAACCTCAAAGGCATCGCG ATCGCGAACGTGGTGATCAACAAGGAGACGGATAGCAAGGTGACATTAGACTACTTCTAG